A part of Aegilops tauschii subsp. strangulata cultivar AL8/78 chromosome 2, Aet v6.0, whole genome shotgun sequence genomic DNA contains:
- the LOC109777250 gene encoding uncharacterized protein, which produces MAAEGKVPTLAEEYSLPPKEVSVEKSATSTVAEVVPQKDTETSPADETAAAVEEKSETPEVKEPEAEETVPAAEESDEAPEETEEKPEIVIETAPADFRFPTTNQTRHCFTRYVEYHRCVAAKGDDAPECEKFAKYYRSLCPSEWVERWNEQRENGTFPGPL; this is translated from the exons ATGGCGGCGGAAGGCAAGGTCCCGACGCTGGCCGAG GAATATTCACTCCCACCCAAGGAGGTCTCTGTGGAAAAATCTGCTACGAGCACTGTGGCCGAAGTTGTTCCTCAGAAGGATACTGAAACCTCACCAGCTGATGAGACCGCTGCTGCTGTTGAGGAAAAAAGTGAAACTCCTGAGGTGAAAGAGCCAGAAGCGGAAGAAACCGTTCCTGCTGCAGAGGAAAGCGATGAGGCTCCTGAGGAAACTGAAGAGAAACCAGAAATTGTG ATTGAGACTGCTCCAGCAGATTTTCGTTTCCCCACAACAAATCAAACAAGACATTGCTTCACGCGCTATGTTGAATACCATAG GTGCGTAGCTGCAAAAGGAGATGATGCTCCTGAGTGTGAAAAGTTTGCAAAGTACTATCGATCACTATGCCCAAGTGAATGG GTTGAACGTTGGAACGAGCAACGGGAGAATGGCACATTCCCTGGACCCCTGTAA
- the LOC109738508 gene encoding uncharacterized protein, whose amino-acid sequence MVSWSDDREESGYEYSSGGSPIKIPATIEDPNYSGVDDEVMVMCEHGQPAKRHVCFEGISTGRRFIACGLDEASSCGVVHWVDEEWPEHLQNALHKLWLLYEDCQRANRMACLEHSSLVHNLTSQKNKLQETYEKLVEDVNNLLDTQDNIPKENEVQQGEHEEITPPLDNNISALKEQLGAMDAENKELKQKVDQLKSIQVAQGNVIRNLKFAHLKEKEKLSTERRDLEFHIADLVKASDKNKRKLKDIKDICDEE is encoded by the exons ATGGTTTCGTGGAGCGACGACAGGGAGGAATCGGGCTACGAGTACTCTTCAGGCGGCTCCCCTATCAAG ATCCCGGCTACAATCGAGGACCCGAACTACTCTGGTGTTGATGATGAGGTGATGGTGATGTGTGAGCATGGCCAGCCGGCGAAGAGGCATGTTTGCTTCGAAGGGATTAGCACTGGGAGGAGGTTCATTGCCTGTGGACTTGAT GAAGCAAGCAGTTGTGGTGTTGTTCATTGGGTAGATGAGGAGTGGCCAGAGCATCTGCAGAATGCTCTTCACAAACTATGGCTTTTGTATGAGGATTGCCAGCGTGCTAATAGGATGGCATGTCTGGAACATTCATCACTTGTCCACAATCTCACATCACAGAAGAACAAGCTACAGGAGACTTATGAGAAGCTTGTTGAGGATGTGAACAACCTACTTGATACCCAGGACAATATTCCCAAGGAAAATGAAGTCCAACAAGGTGAACATGAGGAGATCACTCCTCCTTTGGACAACAATATTTCAGCTTTGAAGGAACAGCTGGGTGCAATGGATGCTGAGAACAAAGAACTGAAGCAAAAGGTTGACCAGTTGAAGAGCATTCAGGTTGCCCAAGGTAATGTGATTAGGAATCTGAAGTTTGCTCATTTGAAGGAGAAGGAAAAGTTGAGCACTGAGAGGAGGGATTTGGAGTTTCACATTGCTGATCTTGTCAAAGCTAGTGACAAGAACAAGAGAAAGCTGAAGGACATCAAGGATATTTGCGATGAAGAGTGA
- the LOC109782178 gene encoding uncharacterized protein: protein MILDVRAKPIRTMVDGIRTKLLVKFNANRTKTETAKWQICPTYAEKLEEAKHHSRFCQSIKAGPDLFQVTSGESTYAVNLLLHTCGCRKWDMCGVPCNHGVSAINKAKLQPEDFVHDFFKKPMYKAAYSPIVFPVPGPDLWPKTRTPDIEPPVFKEKPGNKETKRRKSKFEKPAPKDTSRMGTITCSNCNRTGHRYTSCKQALKPSLAMRMNQHQENRRDDTPRTVSAPAPMPPRRSAPSAPAAAQTAAPAPPAPRAPRVSRRAPSAPASAPSAPRRSPSAPASAPSAPRRAPSAPAAAAAPPATRATKKAKTTRTATSTAGAGPSSTAGAGPSSSTAAGPRGRNKFIPPRVAGSGRVRKPSFKMSEWFNCSQGSR from the exons ATGATACTTGATGTCAGAGCCAAACCCATTAGAACTATGGTAGATGGGATCAGGACAAAGCTGTTAGTGAAGTTCAATGCAAATAGGACAAAGACTGAGACTGCTAAGTGGCAGATATGCCCAACATATGCTGAGAAGCTAGAGGAAGCAAAACATCATTCTAGGTTTTGTCAGTCTATCAAAGCTGGACCTGATCTCTTCCAGGTGACAAGTGGAGAAAGCACATATGCAGTTAACTTGTTGCTACATACATGTGGTTGTAGGAAGTGGGACATGTGTGGAGTACCTTGCAATCATGGTGTTTCTGCAATCAACAAGGCAAAACTACAGCCAGAAGATTTTGTTCATGATTTCTTCAAGAAACCAATGTATAAGGCAGCTTATAGTCCAATAGTTTTCCCTGTGCCTGGGCCTGATTTGTGGCCAAAGACTAGAACCCCTGACATTGAACCACCAGTGTTCAAAGAAAAGCCAGGAAACAAAGAGACAAAGAGGAGAAAGAGCAAGTTTGAAAAGCCAGCTCCAAAGGATACATCTAGGATGGGAACTATCACTTGTAGCAATTGCAATAGGACTGGGCATAGATACACTAGTTGCAAGCAGGCTCTTAAACCATCCCTAGCTATGAGAATGAACCAGCACCAG GAAAACAGGAGAGATGATACACCCAGAACTGTATCTGCTCCTGCTCCCATGCCACCAAGGAGAAGTGCtccttctgctcctgctgctgctcaaACTGCAGCTCCAGCTCCACCAGCTCCAAGGGCTCCAAGGGTATCAAGGAGAGCTCCTTCTGCTCCTGCTTCAGCTCCCAGTGCACCAAGGAGATCTCCTTCTGCTCCTGCTTCAGCTCCCAGTGCACCAAGGAGAGCTCCTTCTGCTCCTGCTGCAGCTGCTGCTCCTCCTGCTACAAGGGCAACAAAGAAAGCTAAAACTACAAGGACTGCAACTTCTACTGCTGGTGCTGGTCCAAGTTCTACTGCTGGTGCTGGTCCAAGTTCCTCTACTGCTGCTGGGCCAAGAGGAAGAAACAAGTTCATCCCCCCAAGAGTTGCAGGTAGTGGAAGAGTGAGGAAGCCATCCTTTAAGATGTCTGAGTGGTTCAACTGTTCTCAAGGGAGCAGGTGA
- the LOC141040808 gene encoding uncharacterized protein: MATWRGSDDGGDGGAGDASGGSGAPADPTEVCGSSNPSQAPPLPQLPSPSYCVEYAAARAFAKAVKEDPEGSHHYASSFGGVSLNDEVWEVRFHFHDRDNVERSLNVDDITFYNLIALIELEGYGMTDFMYYVRDPGVGVSGMEELTDDDKVEEMLDDLVVKGQKVVNITVIRSDAPRPSDLNIGPVCEEQVPLSEIGVPVVYEIDTAGVLFPSPTKPQQVPVQVINTQESTFLKQKCAPVAEFAMEQDQDQEQIEQLMEQKRNEEIEKFRKKGKEKEKYKAAKRKLPELMAEDFTDSDSDTDLLADEDIIARLEAMKKHRDDPLHHIEGDTDVDEPYEADEEEEEEKAPEEEEEEGSSIGGSKRKGPTTRSHSSLDEIIEEDWFPSSDEESNPGDLSEEDNDGAQIPCVKLPADRKSRAKKRKPRVWYDEQRENPEEQFMKKLCFLDVTQFRRAHLNFHISQNRNHAFHRNCPDRIIAVRKFENCPFFIAASQIAHEKTFCIKKLNLHHGCPVVGESTKVTAKWLAHECEQQLRTDPNTPVQTIISNLKQKHGIEVSIHMAYRARKLAKNVVLGDQKAQYHRIRDYLEAVLETNPGSRCIVTTKHLKLHPSKNPRFHGLFICLNACKEGFLNGCRPFIGVDGCFIKLTTGQQILAATRRDGNNNIFPIAFAIVDKENTASWS; the protein is encoded by the exons ATGGCCACCTGGCGTGGCAGTGATGATGGCGGTGACGGTGGTGCTGGCGATGCATCTGGTGGCAGTGGTGCTCCTGCAGATCCAACAGAGGTTTGTGGCAGTTCAAACCCATCTCAGGCTCCGCCTCTTCCACAGCTGCCGTCGCCGTCTTACTGTGTTGAGTACGCGGCGGCGAGGGCATTCGCCAAGGCCGTGAAGGAAGATCCAGAGGGGAGCCATCACTACGCATCCTCCTTCGGCGGTGTCTC ATTGAATGATGAAGTGTGGGAAGTCAGATTCCATTTCCATGACAGAGATAATGTTGAAAGAAGCCTAAATGTGGATGATATCACATTTTACAATCTGATTGCACTAATAGAGCTTGAAGGATATGGGATGACAGACTTTATGTATTATGTCAGAGATCCAGGTGTTGGGGTTTCAGGTATGGAAGAACTGACAGATGATGATAAGGTGGAGGAAATGTTGGATGACCTAGTTGTCAAAGGTCAGAAGGTGGTGAACATAACAGTCATCAGAAGTGATGCTCCAAGACCTAGTGATTTGAACATTGGACCAGTTTGTGAGGAGCAGGTTCCATTATCTGAAATAGGTGTGCCAGTGGTGTATGAGATAGATACAGCAGGAGTACTGTTTCCTAGCCCAACAAAGCCACAACAAGTGCCAGTGCAGGTCATTAACACACAGGAGAGTACATTTTTGAAGCAGAAGTGTGCACCAGTAGCAGAATTTGCAATGGAGCAAGACCAAGATCAAGAGCAAATTGAGCAACTGATGGAGCAGAAGAGGAATGAAGAGATTGAGAAGTTCAGGAAAAAGgggaaagaaaaagagaaataCAAGGCAGCTAAAAGAAAACTTCCAGAGCTAATGGCTGAAGATTTCACTGATAGTGACAGTGACACAGATTTACTAGCAGATGAGGATATAATTGCTAGGCTTGAGGCAATGAAGAAGCATAGAGATGATCCACTTCATCATATTGAAGGGGACACTGATGTGGATGAGCCATATGAAgcagatgaggaggaggaggaggagaaggcaccagaggaggaggaggaggaagggagCAGCATAGGAGGAAGTAAAAGAAAGGGGCCAACTACAAGATCTCATTCTAGTTTGGATGAGATTATTGAGGAAGATTGGTTTCCTTCATCTGATGAGGAGAGCAACCCTGGTGACCTAAGTGAGGAGGACAATGATGGGGCTCAAATACCATGTGTGAAGCTTCCAGCTGATAGGAAGAGCAGGGCTAAAAAGAGGAAGCCTAGAGTTTGGTATGATGAGCAAAGGGAGAACCCAGAAGAGCAATTTATGAAGAAGCTTTGTTTCCTAGATGTGACCCAGTTCAGGAGGGCACATCTTAATTTTCACATCTCACAAAATAGGAACCATGCCTTCCACAGGAACTGTCCAGACAGGATTATAGCTGTCCGCAAATTTGAGAATTGTCCATTTTTCATTGCAGCTTCTCAGATAGCACATGAGAAGACATTCTGTATAAAGAAACTGAACTTGCACCACGGCTGCCCAGTAGTAGGAGAGAGCACAAAAGTTACTGCTAAGTGGTTGGCACATGAATGTGAGCAACAGTTGAGGACAGACCCCAACACACCTGTCCAGACTATAATTTCAAACTTGAAGCAAAAGCATGGAATAGAGGTATCTATACATATGGCCTATAGGGCAAGAAAGCTAGCTAAAAATGTAGTCCTAGGAGATCAGAAGGCACAATATCATAGGATAAGGGATTACCTAGAAGCTGTGCTAGAAACCAATCCAGGAAGTAGATGCATTGTCACAACAAAGCACCTGAAACTACATCCAAGCAAAAACCCAAGATTCCATGGCTTGTTCATCTGCCTCAATGCTTGCAAAGAGGGTTTCCTTAATGGTTGCAGACCATTCATAG GTGTTGATGGTTGCTTCATAAAGTTGACAACAGGGCAGCAAATCTTGGCTGCCACTAGAAGAGATGGAAACAATAACATATTTCCCATTGCTTTTGCAATAGTGGACAAGGAAAACACAGCAAGCTGGTCTTGA